In Clostridium sp. DL-VIII, the following proteins share a genomic window:
- a CDS encoding 2-aminoethylphosphonate aminotransferase, producing the protein MEIKRNILLNPGPATTTDTVKLAQVVPDICPREKEFGDVMEYVSKEFTNFVGSNDQYTTVLFGGSGTAAVEAILSSVVDDNIILIINNGAYGKRMCEIAEIYNLNYIEFKSSPIEEIKLDELEEIIKKHNSKDTESEKTYISHLAVIHHETTTGLLNDIKTIGGICDKYDIEMIVDAMSSFAGIPIDMEEMNIKYLASSSNKCIQGMAGISFVIANKKSLEKTKNIKPRNLYLNMYKQYLYFIDNYQMRFTPPVQILYALKQAIIEAKEETIESRYERYKACCRILWDGLDKLKLKRLVKDKASSMLLTTIIEPQIYDYNFKDLHDYLYSKGFTIYPGKISFENTFRIANIGQIYPENMAKFIEILEEYFSQLKVKS; encoded by the coding sequence GTGGAAATTAAGAGAAATATATTATTAAATCCTGGTCCTGCAACTACGACAGATACAGTGAAACTTGCTCAAGTTGTACCAGATATATGTCCAAGAGAAAAAGAATTTGGAGATGTTATGGAATATGTGTCAAAAGAATTTACTAATTTTGTAGGCTCTAATGACCAATATACAACTGTATTATTTGGAGGTTCTGGGACAGCAGCAGTGGAAGCAATCTTAAGTTCTGTGGTAGATGATAATATTATTTTAATCATAAACAACGGGGCTTATGGGAAGAGAATGTGTGAGATAGCTGAAATTTATAATTTAAACTATATAGAATTTAAAAGCTCACCAATAGAAGAGATTAAATTGGATGAATTAGAAGAGATAATAAAAAAACATAATTCAAAAGATACGGAATCTGAGAAAACATATATAAGCCATTTAGCAGTAATTCATCATGAAACTACAACGGGATTGCTAAATGATATAAAAACTATAGGAGGAATATGTGACAAATACGATATTGAGATGATAGTTGATGCCATGAGTTCTTTTGCAGGAATTCCTATAGATATGGAAGAGATGAACATAAAATATTTAGCTTCAAGTTCTAACAAATGTATACAAGGAATGGCTGGAATAAGTTTTGTGATAGCCAATAAGAAATCATTGGAAAAGACAAAGAATATTAAGCCTAGAAATCTATACCTTAATATGTATAAACAATATTTATATTTCATAGATAATTACCAAATGAGATTTACTCCACCAGTGCAAATTCTTTATGCGTTGAAGCAAGCAATAATTGAAGCAAAGGAAGAAACGATTGAAAGCAGATATGAGAGATATAAAGCCTGCTGCAGAATATTATGGGACGGATTAGATAAGCTTAAATTAAAGAGATTGGTAAAGGACAAAGCATCATCTATGCTTTTAACTACAATCATTGAGCCACAAATTTATGACTATAATTTTAAGGATTTGCATGATTATTTATATAGTAAAGGATTTACTATATATCCAGGAAAAATATCATTCGAAAATACTTTTAGAATAGCTAATATAGGACAGATATATCCAGAAAACATGGCTAAATTTATTGAGATATTAGAAGAATACTTCAGCCAGTTAAAAGTTAAGAGTTAA
- the aepY gene encoding phosphonopyruvate decarboxylase translates to MIDVKEFYNELLNNDIDFFAGVPDSLLKSFCAFIKDNVGERKNIIAANEGNAVGLAAGYYLATKKIGLVYMQNSGIGNALNPLVSLADKLVYSIPMLLVIGWRGEPGKKDEPQHIKQGIITTKILDVLGIKYKIINNTINNNEMKLIVKKAHNHMKENNEPYALVIRKETFDEYKLKSNPVYDFDITREDAIEMLVTNMKQNAVVISTTGMASRELFELREKYKQDHNKDFLTVGSMGHASQIALGIALSKKSNEIYCIDGDGALLMHLGGLAIIGNQKPKNFKHILINNGAHDSVGGQETVGLQVDTVAFAKACGYNEGFSCSSKVELIKLLEEIKDIEGPVFLEIKVKRGARKDLGRPTLAPIENKEAFMDFLNI, encoded by the coding sequence ATGATTGATGTTAAAGAATTTTATAATGAGCTATTAAATAATGATATAGATTTTTTCGCTGGAGTACCAGATTCTTTACTTAAGTCTTTTTGTGCATTTATTAAGGATAATGTTGGCGAAAGAAAAAATATAATTGCAGCAAATGAAGGAAATGCTGTCGGGCTAGCGGCAGGATACTATTTAGCAACAAAAAAAATAGGACTTGTATATATGCAAAATTCAGGAATTGGAAACGCATTGAATCCTCTTGTTTCCCTTGCTGACAAATTAGTATATAGTATACCTATGCTTTTAGTAATAGGATGGAGAGGTGAACCGGGTAAAAAAGACGAACCTCAGCATATAAAACAAGGTATAATAACTACTAAAATTTTAGATGTACTAGGAATCAAATATAAAATTATAAATAACACTATAAATAATAATGAAATGAAATTAATAGTGAAAAAAGCACATAATCATATGAAGGAAAATAATGAGCCTTATGCTTTAGTAATAAGAAAAGAGACATTTGATGAATATAAACTTAAGAGTAATCCAGTCTATGATTTTGATATTACAAGGGAAGATGCTATAGAGATGTTAGTAACTAATATGAAGCAGAATGCAGTGGTAATATCAACAACAGGAATGGCATCTAGAGAACTATTTGAATTAAGAGAAAAATATAAGCAAGATCACAATAAAGATTTTCTAACAGTGGGTTCAATGGGACATGCATCACAGATTGCTTTAGGCATTGCACTAAGCAAAAAAAGTAATGAAATTTATTGTATAGACGGGGATGGGGCATTGTTAATGCATCTTGGTGGATTAGCCATTATAGGAAATCAAAAACCTAAAAATTTCAAACATATTTTAATAAACAATGGCGCACATGATTCGGTTGGAGGTCAAGAAACTGTTGGATTACAAGTAGATACTGTAGCGTTTGCAAAAGCATGTGGTTATAATGAGGGCTTTTCCTGCTCTTCCAAAGTAGAATTGATAAAGTTATTAGAAGAAATAAAAGATATAGAAGGGCCAGTATTTTTAGAGATTAAAGTAAAAAGAGGCGCAAGAAAAGATTTGGGGAGACCAACGTTAGCACCAATAGAAAATAAAGAAGCTTTTATGGATTTTTTGAATATTTAG
- the aepX gene encoding phosphoenolpyruvate mutase, with protein MKTVYVAMSADIIHQGHLNVLNEARKFGDIIVGLHTDDVIRGYWRNPIMKYEERKEVVSNIKGVVSVVPQDSLDQVENLIKLKPNYVLHGDDWKEGFQKDLREKAIEAIKEWEGELVEVPYTQGVSISKLDEEIAQIGITPQMRMKSLKELIYSKKPVRILEAHNGLTGLIVEKTKIEKDGRIKEFDGMWVSSLCDSTAKGKPDIELVDLTSRVNTINDILEVTTKPIIVDGDTGGQIEHFVYTVKTLERLGVSAIIIEDKTGLKKNSLFGTDVTQTQDTIEHFKSKIRAGREARVTSDFMIISRIESLIAKAGMEDAVNRAKAYIEAGTDGIMIHSKEKDGEEIREFCKIYNEFENKVPLIVVPTSYNFMTEEELVELGVSVVIYANHLIRSAYPAMVNTAKSILENGRSKEASVNCMPIKEILTLIPGGN; from the coding sequence ATGAAAACAGTTTATGTTGCTATGAGCGCCGATATAATTCATCAAGGTCATTTAAATGTACTAAATGAGGCAAGAAAATTTGGGGATATAATAGTTGGGTTACATACAGATGATGTGATCAGAGGATATTGGAGAAATCCAATAATGAAATATGAGGAGAGAAAAGAAGTTGTAAGCAATATAAAAGGAGTTGTTTCTGTAGTACCACAAGATAGCTTAGATCAAGTTGAAAACCTAATAAAGCTTAAACCAAACTATGTTCTTCATGGAGATGACTGGAAAGAAGGGTTTCAAAAGGATCTGAGAGAAAAGGCTATAGAGGCAATAAAAGAATGGGAAGGAGAGCTTGTAGAAGTACCATATACACAAGGTGTATCTATTTCAAAGCTAGATGAAGAGATAGCTCAAATAGGTATAACGCCTCAAATGAGAATGAAAAGTCTTAAGGAATTAATTTATTCCAAAAAACCAGTTAGAATACTTGAGGCTCATAATGGATTAACTGGATTAATAGTAGAAAAAACTAAAATTGAAAAGGATGGAAGAATAAAAGAATTTGATGGTATGTGGGTGAGTTCATTATGTGATTCAACTGCTAAGGGGAAACCGGATATAGAATTAGTGGATTTAACCTCTAGAGTGAACACAATAAATGATATCCTAGAAGTTACTACTAAACCAATAATCGTTGATGGAGACACAGGCGGGCAAATTGAACATTTTGTCTATACAGTTAAAACCTTGGAAAGGCTAGGGGTATCGGCAATTATTATTGAAGATAAAACAGGGCTTAAGAAGAATTCATTATTTGGAACTGACGTTACTCAAACTCAAGATACTATAGAGCATTTCAAAAGCAAGATAAGAGCTGGAAGAGAGGCCAGGGTTACTAGCGATTTTATGATAATTTCAAGAATAGAGAGTTTAATTGCAAAGGCAGGTATGGAAGATGCAGTTAACAGGGCAAAAGCTTACATTGAAGCTGGTACCGATGGAATCATGATTCATAGCAAGGAAAAGGACGGAGAAGAAATTAGAGAATTCTGCAAAATATACAATGAATTTGAGAATAAAGTCCCGTTAATAGTGGTTCCAACTTCATATAATTTTATGACAGAAGAGGAGCTGGTTGAATTAGGTGTCAGCGTTGTTATTTATGCGAATCATTTAATTAGAAGTGCTTATCCAGCTATGGTTAATACTGCAAAAAGTATTTTGGAAAATGGAAGGTCAAAAGAAGCATCAGTGAATTGCATGCCTATAAAAGAAATTCTTACTTTAATTCCAGGAGGAAATTAA